The DNA region GTGGAAGGGGGATGCGATGGCACGCCGGCGGGAGGAGTACGGACTTGATGTTGTAGGCGCCGCTTTCGATGCTGGCTTGCGGTTCCGAGTTGCGCGTGAGCTTGCGGAGGACCTGTTTGATTTGCGACTTGACCTCGGAGAGGGCGGCTTCTTGttgctcgtcgtcgacggagGCGCAGAGCATCAGGCCTGCGTAAAGGGTGTTAGTCCATCCGTACGGGGGAGACGAtacgaggagaaggggaggggggggagaccGCGGGGGTGCGTACCGTCGAGCCTTGCTATTTGCGTTGAACGGATCATTGTGTCGGGGTGTTATGTGGTGTTgtaggaggggagggaacGAGTGTTCGGGTCGAGAGTAGACCTCCTTGTTGTGGTCGAGGACGGAGGGGCCGGGGGGAAGCTATCGATCGCAGCTTGGACGACCGGGTCGTCGTTGGATAAGACGTGTCCTCAAGGAGCGCTTGACGCTTTTCGTGTTCCAAGGTACGGGTACGGTATGCGCGAGAGGTCCCAAGGTTTCCGGCTCGACTGGCTTTTGTTGTCTCTGTCGGGTCGGTCAGGAGGCGATCGGCGAAGGATATCGGAAGGTTGAATTGGGGTATCTATCTTCAAAGGTCTTGTTGTGTTCTCTTATCGAACCAGGGGGGGtgggctttttttttttttttttgtctgCTAAATATCAGGATCATGGGTCTCGCTTGTCCCGAGGCGGGAGAGCTTCAGAGATGACAACATGGGCTGGCCATGGCTGGCCAATTGGAGGGCTCGCGCCGGGGGAATTAGTTACAGTTATCAGGAGTCCTGTGGCGCCTGTGGCTCGGTCGTCTTAGCCTTGTTTTAGGCAAGAGCACCTTATTTAGGCTTCAGCGGCCACTGGAAGACCCCCTTCTCTCGCCTGTAACTACTCAATATGTTTCGGGGGAGGTGTCGCAAGAGTAATGCTATCTTGAGACAACACAGCTTGGACGTTCAACTTGCTCCCTAGAACTGATACTTGGGGTCTCAGGGCTTGAACAACCTTCTCTGGCATGTCGAGCATGGTCATCCGAATGATCAAATTGAGCAATCCGGGCGCCTTGGAGACGGTTCTGGGGCTCTTAGAATCAGACGGTTAAACGGAAAGGAAGCCGCAAGATCCGCCCGAAAACACGGCGGTGACGACCCTGTCTAATTGTCTTATGGTCATCTGAATGCTCACTGGCATGGGGTGAAGGGACAAAAGGAGTCGGAGTCTTTGAACGATCCAGCCTCTGCGTGGCACCGGATCAGGAGTGAGTTGACCGCGACGTTCTGGTAGTAAGACAGCCAGGCAATCATGGGTCTATTGAAGAACTCTACGAGACATGACACCGAGACAAGCAACACTTCAACATGACCAGTTGGCCATCCGCGATTGATCGACGGCTTTGTAGAGAAATCAAGAGGACCGACCAGTACGATGACAGCCAAACAATCTACGCATGTCACGCACGAAAAGATTTACAGCAGGGGGCATCAGTCCATCAGGGCCAGTTTCTAGAAGTATGATCTTTAGGTAGTGTGCAATGTTACTCCAGAAATGTATCTATACACATATATATACACCAATGCCTTGTAAGAGAACTGTCAAACTCTCCGAGGCAAGTACGCGAAGGTGCGTGAACATGTTGACAGCTCGTACAGACTTACTCGGTCCGACGACGCCTGATCAACGAGAGACACACCTGAATCCCAAGACATTGCTCTACCACGGCAGAGTAGAACCGTCGTAGCTCTTGAACGATCCGCCTGTGGTTTTCCTGCTGGCCGTATCGAGCAAAGCTATCATGCTCCCGACGCTCTCCTCCACGCTAATAGCCCCGATGGACTCCAAAACGTCGTCGCCCATGCTGCTATTCATGTCCGTGCGGACGACGCCGGGGTGGCAGGCGAAGCTGGTCAGCCACGGCTCCTCGAGGTGCAGCCTCTGGACGAACCAGTTCAGGGCCGACTTGCTGGCGCCGTACGGAgcgacgttggcggcgaaggcCTCGTAAATTGACGCCTGAGCCCCGATGCTCGCCAGGGACGACGAGACGCCCATGAAGACGGGGCCGCCCTCCCTCGTGCTGGCCCTCAGGagcggcgccgtcgcgctGACGAGGGTGACGGGCccgacggcgttgacggcgaagagTTGCAGAGCCGTCTCGGGCACGATGTCGATGGTCCGGCCGTTGGGggaggcgacgccggcgttggcgatgacgacgtcgaccgcTGCGATGCCGTGGTCCTTCTGCAGGctggagacggcggcggcggcgtccgaGGCGGCGCTGACGTCGATCTTGACCAGGATGAGCGCCGAGCCCTCCGCCTTGGGGAGGCTGGTCAGCGACTGGGAGACGGGGCTCGAGGGGTcgcggacgccggcgatgacggttgtcgagggccgttggaggagggcggcgacgaagccCCTCCCGATGCCGCGGTTGGCGCCGGAGATCAGGTAGGTctggctggaggacatgaCGAGACTCGGCAAATgtgtttttttgtttgtcTGTTTGTGTCGAGTGGGATTTGCGATGCTTCTTTGGCTTTTGGGACTGAAGTTGCGGTGGTAACACGGTGGGAAGAGAtctgggggagggagagcgCTTCCAGGAGTGATGTGCAGGGAAATGTGGGATTATTTAAACACATGGAAGAACGGCGATGAGATTCCCAGTTTCACTCATGTTTGTAATCCGTCCAAATCACCGATTGCTGTAGGTTGTCGCCTCCCCGCGGAAGTCCATCCCACAATCAGATGGAACTACGggttttccctttccctcccgCAGTTGCCGGGAGGAGTTGAGCTCGACCGGCGGCCGGGCGATCACCGGATTGATAATCACAGTTAGCCCGTCGCGTTAACTCCGTCCGGACGAACCTTGCTACGACGGGAACGAAGATAGCAAGATGGCGCGGGTGTGTGGGGTGGTAGATTGCAGTCCTTTTCAGAAGTTGTCCGTTGCGTTCTGATACACAGGATGGAACTGACAGGCCTatcttcatcgtcaaggacagggggaggggaggctgATTGTTTTCCATCTTTAGCCATTTCTACGGGGAACGGACAAAGAATACGATGCTTCGGCGCCATGTTCGCACGGTTATACAAGTGGGACGCATCCACTCTTCGTGGGCCGCCCATAAGGTTTTGGAACCCAGGATGCCAAGGCGTGCACCGCCTTGTGCTTGAAAATGTGCGGATTCCGTACAGCATTTCGAGAGATTTCTCCAACCGTTGAACTTGTAAAGACAACTGAAAGGTTTAGACAAGCATTTGGTCGAAGATGAGCGGACTCAGCTGGCATTGCTACATCCAGGTACTCCTCGTGAGATGATGTTACGAGTGAACATTGATTGTTGTCGCCGAGTCTGTTTGAGGGTTGTTGACATAGCAGGTCTTGACAGTCAGTCACGCGGAGGGGTAGTTGGCCGTAATTGAGGAAGTTGGTTCTTTCCCTTCTTGAAGCGTTCATTGCGAACAAACTCAACCAATCCGTTTCTCACAAGAGGTCCTATCATATACATCATACTGTGTAGGTGACAGGTCAGGGTTAACTTAGTGGGCCTGAACTATGTTGCCAAGCATTCAAGAGACAACTTGCGGCATGCTTAGGGGTTCTAGACACATAGAGCATTCCAGAGAGCTTGATCATGGCGAACGTGGTCAAGGGCAGTCAACATGTTGGCAACTTGACACGAAGCTTCTTCACTTAACCTTGATGGGCGGAAGCCCACTCCTAACGGACGTTAAGTGCCCGTTCAGGTCAAGCGCAGCAGACGGCGATCCCCCTTCTACGTTCTAGCATGTGCAAATGCAGCTAGCGTCGCCCACTGATCTGGGGATCTGCGGAGGCTGCGTGGAGAGCTGCGAAAAGAACCTCGGCACTCGGTCAGCTTTGCCGGACCTCCCGACGTCAACCGACTCGTCTCGGCGCGTTTGTTGCTTTCAGCTGCTTTGCGGGAAACCggaaacacacacacacacattcgCATACACGCTCACATACACATCCACGCATACACGCCATtggagagagtgagagagtgagagagagtggaAGATAGAGAAGGAGCATCTGATATTCCATTCGTCCGGTGCGCCACCACGTCTAATTCTTCTATTCAaagccgtcgtcgcccttcacaaccccaacccccgtttatcccccccccctcccgccaTCCGTCATCATCCCACTTCCGGACGGGGAAACTCCACATCTGCATTGGTCTTCCTTTCCATCTCTTCATCACTCATCTTGATCCTCAGACATGGTTACCGTGGCCAAAAACGCGGCACGCGGCGCCACCAGCGCGCCGCGCCAGACGCTCACCGTCGTGGACAACCGCACCGGCAGCTCGTACGAGCTGCCCATCAAGAACAACTCGGTCCTGGCGACGGAcatcaagaagatcaaggcgGCGCGCGGCAATGACCGTCCCGAGGATGAGACGGACCAGGGCCTCCGCGTCTACGACCCGGCCTACATGAACacggccgtcgtccagaGCAACATCACCTACATCAACGGCCTGGAGGGCATACTCCGCTACCGCGGCTACCCCAtccagcagctcgtcgacaagTCTCATTTTCTCGAGTCGGCCTTCCTGCTCATCTACGGCGAGCTGCCCACGTCGTCCCAGTACAGCCGCTGGCAGGACGAGATCATGCACCACACCTACATCCACAGCGACATCGAGGGCATGTTCAAGTCGTTCCGCTACGACACCCACCCCATGGCCATGCTGCaggcctccttctcctcgctcgGCGCCTTCGCCCCGGAGTCGAACCCGAGTCTGCAGGGCCAGAAGCTGTacaccgacgccgcctcGGGCGACATGCACGCCCTCAAGATGCTCGACAAGCAGATCCTGCGCATCATCGGCAAGGCGCCCAcgctggccgccgcctcgtaCCGCATGCGCCAGGGCCGGCCCTTCAACCGCCCCGCCCAGGGGCTCAGCTACACGGGCAACTTCCTGTACCTGCTCGACCACCTGAGCGGGCACGAGTACCAGCCTCACCCGGTGCTGGagcgcgccctcgacgccctcttCATCATCCACGCCGACCACGAGGTCAactgctcgacggcgacggtgctgCAGGTCGGCTCGAGCCTCGTCGACCCCTACAgcgtcgtctcggccggctGCGCCGCGCTGTACGGCCCCagccacggcggcgccagcgAGAGCGCCATCCGCATGCTCATGGAGATTGGCAGCCCCGAGAACGTGCCGGCCTTCATGcagaaggtcgagaagcGGGAGCGCGTgctcgtcggcttcggccacCGCGTCTACAAGAACGTCGACCCGCGCTCGACCGCCATCCgcaagctggccgaggaggtcttCGCCGTCACGGGCCGGaaccagctcctcgacacGGCGCTCGAGCTCGCCAGGTACGCGCGCGAGAGCGAGTTCATGACGAAGCGCAACCTGTACCCCAACGTCGACTTCTACTCGGGCCTCATCTACCAGGCCATGGGCTTCCCGCTCGACTTCTACCCCGTCCTGTTCGCCGTCCCCCGCTGCGTCGGCTGGCTGGCCCACTGGAGGCAGCAGATGCTGCAGAAGGGTGGCGTCAAGATCTGGCGGCCCCGCCAGCTgtacgtcggcgagggcgagcgcgagtacgtcgaggccggccagaGGCGGGAGAAGCGCGACAAGTCGCTGTTCGACGAGCCCGTGCAGGTCAGCCACGGCGGTGACAGCAAGAGGAACGAGCTCGCCACGTACAAGGACGAGATGGGCAACGCCTGGAGGGGCCGTTCGAAGCTTTGAGTGTAGCATTACtgtccgtctgtctgtctttctGTCTGGTCTGGCTTGTGGATGGCGCAAGGTTTCATGGATATCAAGAACGTGAAAAGACGTGCGTGCGTGGTGTTTTCGATTTAGAAAAGACTGTTATACAATACGatcgcctctctctctctccccctctcttcccttttGGTTACTTCGTCATTCCCGTCTTCTGGGCGACCTCGCGGATcacgagctccagctcctTCTCGCTCATGGTCTCGAGCCCGACCTTGTCGTTCCAGCTCATCTCCCGGAAGCTCTCGCTGCCTCCGTACCCCTTGCCGTACATCATCTGGTAGTAGAACTGCATCATGGCGGACGAATCGCCCCTCTCGAGCCTGGCCTTTGCGTCCTGGTAGAGCGCCTCCACGTCGTGGTTCTCAACCGCAAAGGTCCGGCCCGTGACCTTCTCGCCCAGCCTGGTCAACTGCCTCTCGCTGACGGCCGCCGAGTGGATGTACACGGACTTGTTCTCCGCCTCTCGGTACAGCCCGTTCTCGTCGCGCAGGATCTTGGCGATcgtggcggcgacgtccgacggcctcgtcgccccgATCgggttgtcgccgccgtcgtggagCCTGGCCGTCCCGGTCCGGAAGTCCGggcccagcccgccgaaggaCAGGACCATCTCGAGGAAGGGGCCGTTGTTGACGCTCGTCCAGCTCGACgtgccgccggcctcggctATGCGCTCGGCGAGGTAGCGCCGCGTCCGCaccttgtcggcgacgatggggaGGCCCTCGGCGAAGGGCGACTCAAGGTTGGTGCTGTACTCGGAGGGGATGATGCGCCTCACCCCGGcggcgagcgcggcgtcgaTCCAGGGCTTCTGCTCCGCGAGGACGATGGggtccggcgccgccgagatgacggcgtcgtgcCCTTTGAACGCGGAGGCGAGATCGTTGACGTCATCCGTGTCGAGCTTGACGGACGTGGCTCCCTGGTGAGCCACCTTGTCGGACCCGGCCCGCTGGATGGCCGTCACGGACATTCCGGACTGAAGGAGGGCCTTGACTATTTCGGACCCCATTTGGCCAGTTGCCTtgagagggaggaaggggagggaagcGTCAGTCCGTGAACCGATGATGCCGGGATGAGGGCTGCTGCACTTACGCCAATGACTGCCACTTTACGGATCGGGGAGGACATCCTGTGACGAAGCTTTCTTGTTTGTATTCTGCCTAGTGTGAGGATGTGATGGAAACTATCGTACTACGAGGGCAGCAGACAAGTTGTATGGAATGATGATTGTCTCTGAGCGGGATTCCCCAGAGTCGCAGGTCCCCCTTGTCCGACTTTTGTGCGTGAAGTGATATGATTGCCGGGGGCCGGGCGCGGCGCTTCGCAAGCGCTGCACGGGGAAAAGAGGGGATTACGCAGTTTTAAAAAAGCGCTGCGTCCGAGGCCAGTTATCCAAATCGGGGCGTTTGTTGGATGGCGATGTTTTTGTCCAATTGTGTTCGTGTTACAAAGCCCCCTTCGGTACTCTCTCCGTCGATGGGCTTTGTTATTTTCAGTATCAGTTCTCGAAACAAGCAGGTTGAATCAAACTACGAAAGTGGTAACAACAGGAGGCAACCTTCTATCAGCTTGACGGTGTGTCTACAAAATAAACTGATTGTGTGTCGTCATAACAGAGCCATCTCGCAAACCAACTCTCCCGCCTTAGTTTACTGTTACATTTTTGTGTTTACATGTCCCTTCCActaccaccgccgccgccgtcatcaccaCGACGCTCTCTCGCTGTCTCCCGTTGAGACTATCTTTTGTACAAATCTTACACTACAGCAGCGCCTCCACATGATCTGTGATGTCGTAAAACGGGAACTCGGTTCTGTTCCCTGCCAGCGTGCCGGGGACCAGCTGATCGCCCTTGGGCAGCACGACCAGGTTCAGCCCGTCGCCCACCTGGACCGTCGCGGTGGCCAAGTGGTTCTCCGGCACGCCGAACAGGCACTTGTCCACGGTCCCGAGGTACTCCGCGGCGTCCCACTTGCCGTCCTTGCTCCTCAGCACCCTGACGCCGGGCCCGCCCGCGATCAGGAGGACGGTGCCCCGGTACTTGGGGGGCAGATAGCTGGCGGTGGAGTCCTTGAACGCGCATTCGGGGGTCACCGGGATGACGACGGGCGTTCCCTTCGGGGCCCGCAGGTCGAACTTGAGAAGCTGCCCGTTGCTGTTGTCGTGCGTGAGGAGGGTCCACTCATGCGCCGCCATGCCTCCGAAGCCGGGGGTGCAGGTCTCCCGCGGCTGGCTGAGGAACCACTCCGACACCTTGGGCGGGGCCGACCCGTCGAACTTGTCCACCTTCAGGATGCTCCCCGGGAACTTGCCGTTGACGTAGACGTTGCCGAAGGGGTCCTGCTCGAGGTCCGCGAAACCGCCGTACTGGCCGTGCGTGGTTTCCGTGAGGTTGGCCCTGTAGATGACTTCCTTCGACTTGGGGTTGTAGAGCATGACGGTGTTGTCGCCCGAGACGTCGGAGCCCGCCGGCTGCTTCTCAAAGGCGGCTCCCGCGTTGGCCAGGATGGAGATGAGACCCGTCCGCttgttgatgtcgatgccggAGAGGTGGGTGCCGGGGGTGTGGGAGATGCCGGGGaactcgacgacctcgaccagCGCGTCCTTGTAGGGGTCGAACACGCCCAGCGTGCCGTTGTAGAGGTTTCTGTTTTTTTGTGTGTTCTCGTTAGTCCAGGTGAGCACTCCTACGACTTTGCAGGAGGAGATGGCTTACGACACGTAGAGAAGGCACGTGCTAGGGTCGAACTCGGCGTTTTCGGGGTACAGCTGGAACTGGTTGATGGAAAAGTTGCCTTGGAACGGGGGGCAGGCGGGCGTAGGGCTCTCGCCGTAAACCTCATTGGGAATCATCAGCGTGCCCCGCCAGGCCCCAGCTATGAGGAATGGTGTGGCGGCAAGTAGTAAAGCCATTATGTTTGATCGGGTATTGAGTGTTCGTCGATTCGTTCTTGTCGGAAGAGACGTTGGGAACTCATCAAGCTTAAGTATCTGGAGGCATGCATATACAAGAGACTGCGGACGCTGAAGAGACTAATCAGTAAATATTTCCCACATAAAAGGTTTTGGCAGATTGGTAGTAACTCCAGAGCGTCGTCACTTCCGGCTGTATATGGCGTGATGGGCGAGCAGGCGCAGAGTGGAGGTGCAACGTGATGGGAACTCGTGTCAAGATTGCCTGATTCGAACTACTATGCAAAATTGTCTCCAATTGTTGGTAGATCATGGTCGCATAGTCTATCTGTCCGTGTAACGTAACCCACATATTCGATGGCGAATGAATAAACGCCTTGAACTTTGATCTGACACTCAGCTAAACATGATGGCACTCCGTCCCACGTGTAGCCAAAGGATGCCAAGGGCGACTTAGGCTGAGTAACGTTTTGACGGCAATTTCCCAGCTACCAGTATCAGTACATGGAAGTCCAGCTGAGGGAATCCCTAACGGATCTTCTTACGCCCCTCTAGTATGTAGCGGAGCCCCAGTGAGCCATGTATATCCAAATCTCCAGGCTCAACGCTCTACCTTTTGTCTCGCAGTTTAGGTTATTGCTTTTAAACGGCTCATCCGTATGATATAGGGACAACTACACCTTCCGTAGTCAACTAATTTCCTTCTGCCCCACGAGAGCGAGGGTTACGCTTGACGCTTGACCTTCATCAGCTCGTTTTATTTTGTTTCAAAACTTAATCTGCAGTCAGTTGCCTGCTATAGGAGCGAAGTGTTATGATCGGCATCCTATCGCCGTTAATATCGCCGCTACTCCGTCTTGCCGTCACCAATCAAAAgttacctaggtaggcaaTGGACCGTGCTTCTGGT from Colletotrichum higginsianum IMI 349063 chromosome 4, whole genome shotgun sequence includes:
- a CDS encoding Aflatoxin biosynthesis ketoreductase nor-1, which gives rise to MSSSQTYLISGANRGIGRGFVAALLQRPSTTVIAGVRDPSSPVSQSLTSLPKAEGSALILVKIDVSAASDAAAAVSSLQKDHGIAAVDVVIANAGVASPNGRTIDIVPETALQLFAVNAVGPVTLVSATAPLLRASTREGGPVFMGVSSSLASIGAQASIYEAFAANVAPYGASKSALNWFVQRLHLEEPWLTSFACHPGVVRTDMNSSMGDDVLESIGAISVEESVGSMIALLDTASRKTTGGSFKSYDGSTLPW
- a CDS encoding Citrate synthase — its product is MVTVAKNAARGATSAPRQTLTVVDNRTGSSYELPIKNNSVLATDIKKIKAARGNDRPEDETDQGLRVYDPAYMNTAVVQSNITYINGLEGILRYRGYPIQQLVDKSHFLESAFLLIYGELPTSSQYSRWQDEIMHHTYIHSDIEGMFKSFRYDTHPMAMLQASFSSLGAFAPESNPSLQGQKLYTDAASGDMHALKMLDKQILRIIGKAPTLAAASYRMRQGRPFNRPAQGLSYTGNFLYLLDHLSGHEYQPHPVLERALDALFIIHADHEVNCSTATVLQVGSSLVDPYSVVSAGCAALYGPSHGGASESAIRMLMEIGSPENVPAFMQKVEKRERVLVGFGHRVYKNVDPRSTAIRKLAEEVFAVTGRNQLLDTALELARYARESEFMTKRNLYPNVDFYSGLIYQAMGFPLDFYPVLFAVPRCVGWLAHWRQQMLQKGGVKIWRPRQLYVGEGEREYVEAGQRREKRDKSLFDEPVQVSHGGDSKRNELATYKDEMGNAWRGRSKL
- a CDS encoding Oxidoreductase: MSSPIRKVAVIGATGQMGSEIVKALLQSGMSVTAIQRAGSDKVAHQGATSVKLDTDDVNDLASAFKGHDAVISAAPDPIVLAEQKPWIDAALAAGVRRIIPSEYSTNLESPFAEGLPIVADKVRTRRYLAERIAEAGGTSSWTSVNNGPFLEMVLSFGGLGPDFRTGTARLHDGGDNPIGATRPSDVAATIAKILRDENGLYREAENKSVYIHSAAVSERQLTRLGEKVTGRTFAVENHDVEALYQDAKARLERGDSSAMMQFYYQMMYGKGYGGSESFREMSWNDKVGLETMSEKELELVIREVAQKTGMTK
- a CDS encoding TRI14 protein, coding for MALLLAATPFLIAGAWRGTLMIPNEVYGESPTPACPPFQGNFSINQFQLYPENAEFDPSTCLLYVSNLYNGTLGVFDPYKDALVEVVEFPGISHTPGTHLSGIDINKRTGLISILANAGAAFEKQPAGSDVSGDNTVMLYNPKSKEVIYRANLTETTHGQYGGFADLEQDPFGNVYVNGKFPGSILKVDKFDGSAPPKVSEWFLSQPRETCTPGFGGMAAHEWTLLTHDNSNGQLLKFDLRAPKGTPVVIPVTPECAFKDSTASYLPPKYRGTVLLIAGGPGVRVLRSKDGKWDAAEYLGTVDKCLFGVPENHLATATVQVGDGLNLVVLPKGDQLVPGTLAGNRTEFPFYDITDHVEALL